One part of the Parabacteroides distasonis ATCC 8503 genome encodes these proteins:
- a CDS encoding tetratricopeptide repeat protein: MDFQLDTNNKEFQDALQLITHTRQSVFLTGKAGTGKSTFLKYICNHTKKKYVVLAPTGIAAINAGGVTLHSFFKLPFRPMLPDDPDLSLSHGRIFEFFKYPKEKRKIIAEVDLIIIDEISMVRADIIDCVDRILRVYSGNMRLPFGGKQLLFVGDVFQLEPVVPSDQKEILSLFYASPFFFSARVFKDINLVPIELQKVYRQTDSVFINILDRIRNNAARKQELDTLNGRYFPSFEPQNEDMYITLATRRDQVDFINEKKLAELPGEEYVSVGKIEGDFPESSLPTQLNLSIKEQAQVIFIDNDYERRWVNGTIGMVSGIDENGNVYVLLESGVEHLVEPTSWRNYKYKYNEKEKRIEEEIVGTFEQLPIRLAWAITVHKSQGLTFSRVVVDLTGGVFAGGQTYVALSRCTSLEGLVLKSKISSRDIFIRKEIVEFSQIFNNQALIEKSIKESEAELQYGRAAQGFRQGNMKEAVEAFAAAVSKRNELDNPMVQRLLRLKLQALNSQKAQIKALREELHSLRETQKEYAHEYYLMGNECITKAHDANAAIRCFDKALNLNPNYVEAWVRKGVTLLDIGEDYDAQVCLNKAVKLSPKSFKARYNRGKCLLKLKYYDEAILDFQQAVSIKPKHAASHEYLAEGFRAIGEDELAQRHQDIADALRGGEDI, translated from the coding sequence TTGGACTTTCAGTTAGACACGAACAATAAGGAGTTTCAGGATGCCTTGCAACTGATCACCCACACTCGCCAGTCTGTTTTCCTGACAGGGAAAGCAGGGACCGGCAAGTCTACTTTTTTGAAGTATATTTGCAATCATACGAAGAAAAAGTATGTGGTGCTGGCTCCTACCGGAATAGCGGCCATAAATGCGGGCGGCGTTACCTTGCATTCCTTTTTCAAGCTCCCTTTTCGGCCGATGTTGCCGGATGATCCGGATTTAAGTTTGTCTCATGGTCGTATCTTTGAGTTTTTTAAGTATCCGAAGGAGAAACGGAAAATTATCGCGGAGGTCGATTTGATCATCATTGACGAGATATCGATGGTGAGGGCGGATATTATTGATTGTGTAGATCGTATCTTGAGGGTCTATTCCGGTAATATGCGATTGCCTTTTGGCGGAAAGCAGCTATTGTTCGTGGGAGATGTCTTCCAGTTGGAACCGGTTGTTCCGTCGGATCAAAAAGAGATATTGAGTTTGTTCTATGCGAGCCCTTTCTTTTTCTCGGCTCGTGTGTTCAAGGACATTAATTTAGTGCCGATCGAGTTGCAAAAAGTGTATCGCCAGACCGATTCTGTTTTTATCAATATATTGGATCGGATTCGTAATAATGCCGCTAGAAAACAGGAGTTGGATACGTTGAACGGTCGTTATTTTCCGTCTTTCGAGCCTCAGAATGAGGATATGTATATCACGTTGGCCACTCGCCGGGATCAGGTTGATTTTATCAATGAGAAGAAGTTGGCCGAGCTTCCCGGAGAAGAGTACGTCTCCGTGGGAAAGATCGAGGGGGATTTTCCAGAATCCTCACTACCTACCCAGCTGAATTTATCCATCAAGGAACAGGCGCAGGTTATTTTTATCGATAATGATTATGAGCGTCGTTGGGTGAACGGGACGATCGGTATGGTATCGGGTATCGATGAGAATGGAAATGTTTATGTCTTGCTGGAGAGCGGTGTAGAACATTTGGTCGAACCTACCTCATGGCGAAATTATAAATACAAATATAACGAGAAAGAGAAACGGATCGAGGAAGAGATTGTCGGTACGTTCGAACAATTGCCGATTCGTTTGGCTTGGGCGATCACGGTGCATAAGAGTCAAGGCTTGACTTTTAGCCGGGTGGTAGTTGATTTGACCGGAGGGGTATTTGCCGGGGGACAAACCTATGTGGCGTTGAGTCGTTGTACTTCATTGGAAGGATTGGTGCTAAAAAGCAAGATCTCTTCCCGGGATATCTTTATCCGGAAAGAGATCGTAGAATTCAGCCAAATATTCAATAACCAAGCATTAATAGAGAAAAGTATCAAAGAGAGCGAGGCGGAATTGCAATATGGTCGGGCGGCTCAGGGTTTTCGGCAGGGTAATATGAAAGAGGCGGTCGAGGCTTTTGCCGCCGCCGTATCTAAACGGAATGAATTGGATAATCCGATGGTACAACGGCTGCTTCGTTTGAAATTGCAAGCCTTGAATAGTCAAAAGGCACAGATTAAGGCTCTGAGGGAAGAATTGCATTCGCTTCGTGAGACCCAGAAAGAGTATGCACATGAATATTACTTGATGGGTAACGAGTGCATAACGAAGGCCCATGACGCGAATGCCGCTATTCGTTGTTTTGATAAAGCCTTGAATTTGAATCCGAATTATGTGGAAGCTTGGGTACGCAAAGGGGTTACTTTATTGGATATAGGTGAGGACTACGACGCTCAGGTTTGTTTAAACAAAGCGGTAAAATTAAGTCCGAAATCTTTTAAGGCCCGCTATAACCGTGGAAAATGCCTATTGAAGCTCAAATATTACGATGAAGCTATTCTGGATTTCCAGCAGGCGGTAAGTATCAAACCTAAACATGCGGCTTCCCACGAATATCTGGCGGAGGGTTTCCGGGCGATCGGAGAGGACGAATTAGCCCAGCGGCATCAAGATATAGCGGATGCCTTGCGAGGGGGAGAGGATATATGA
- a CDS encoding SPFH domain-containing protein, translating into MKATEKTFNGLRISGFIALFLLLALSGLCCYLIAGTNGTWSVITGIVGLCLLVVCLLGFMEIEPNNARVMLFFGKYKGTITDNGFFWVNPLYSKKKITLRARNLDVPPIKVNDKVGNPVMIGAVMVWKVKDTYRAMFDIDSSSISISSNKSFISMGESSELSQRMQNYENFVQIQSDAAIRKIAGMYAYDYNESKDPVTLRSDDGEVAQKLEEELNSRLAIAGIEVLEARINYLAYASEIAGVMLRRQQAEAIIAARERIVEGAVSMVQLALNKLDKDNIVELDEERKAAMVSNLLVVLCADEAAQPVVNTGTLHH; encoded by the coding sequence ATGAAAGCAACCGAAAAGACATTCAACGGACTGAGAATCTCGGGGTTTATTGCTCTTTTTCTCCTATTGGCTCTATCGGGTCTCTGCTGCTATTTAATCGCAGGCACCAACGGGACTTGGAGCGTAATCACCGGCATCGTCGGACTCTGCCTGTTAGTGGTTTGTTTATTGGGATTCATGGAAATCGAGCCCAACAATGCCCGAGTAATGCTCTTTTTCGGAAAATATAAAGGGACAATTACTGATAACGGATTTTTCTGGGTCAATCCACTTTACAGCAAAAAGAAAATCACGTTACGTGCCCGTAACTTAGATGTCCCTCCTATCAAGGTTAACGATAAGGTCGGTAATCCTGTTATGATCGGGGCCGTGATGGTATGGAAAGTCAAGGATACTTATAGAGCGATGTTCGACATCGATTCTTCGTCCATTAGTATCTCTTCGAATAAATCATTCATATCAATGGGAGAATCCTCTGAATTATCCCAACGAATGCAGAATTATGAGAATTTCGTGCAGATACAAAGTGATGCCGCCATCCGTAAGATCGCTGGCATGTATGCCTATGATTATAACGAGAGCAAAGATCCCGTGACCTTACGGTCCGATGACGGGGAGGTCGCTCAAAAGCTGGAGGAGGAATTAAACAGCCGTCTGGCGATAGCAGGTATTGAGGTATTGGAAGCCCGTATCAATTACTTAGCGTATGCTTCCGAGATCGCCGGAGTCATGTTACGCCGCCAGCAAGCGGAAGCAATTATCGCCGCCAGAGAACGGATCGTGGAAGGAGCGGTTAGCATGGTTCAACTCGCCTTGAACAAACTGGATAAAGACAATATTGTGGAACTGGATGAGGAACGAAAGGCCGCAATGGTCAGTAATCTGTTGGTTGTCCTTTGTGCTGACGAGGCAGCGCAACCTGTCGTAAATACCGGGACTCTACATCATTAA
- a CDS encoding Arc family DNA-binding protein yields MAKKDNTVKSFILRVDADMMEAIEAWAADEFRSTNGQIQYILDQALRKAGRLKKKRLPRPQNDDKS; encoded by the coding sequence ATGGCCAAAAAAGATAATACTGTCAAAAGCTTCATCCTGCGGGTGGACGCTGATATGATGGAAGCTATCGAAGCTTGGGCTGCGGACGAATTTCGCAGCACCAATGGCCAAATCCAGTACATTCTGGACCAAGCCTTACGAAAGGCAGGACGGTTGAAGAAGAAAAGACTGCCCCGGCCACAAAACGACGACAAGTCATAA
- a CDS encoding SPOR domain-containing protein, whose translation MLRIITHIERLLLTHDCVILPKFGGFVLQILPATYEEEEHSFRPMRKEVMFNVTLQHTDGLLSESYMQTYGVDYRKAQLMLEEDIEALNVSLEQDKRITLGRIGTFSIGEEGQTIFTPGDSGVFNADSYGLSSFHFPVLRSLEEEREEVALLTGKKKKDVFYIPVSRKLIRVVAASAAAVALFFVVSTPVKEVNLSAYTASFVPTEMINYRFEEPISQLEEIQVSQEDEMVAEVTPKIEATKETEIAKAASAPEVKKELVAPAPKVKSVAPKKMYHIVIASFPTEEQANEYISGVDRAQCKNVSKVVRDGKYRIYADKFNNRADAESYMATLRKIEKYKDAWLFISR comes from the coding sequence ATGTTAAGGATAATAACACATATTGAACGCTTATTGCTGACGCATGATTGTGTGATCTTGCCGAAGTTTGGTGGTTTCGTGCTGCAAATCTTGCCGGCGACGTATGAGGAAGAGGAACATTCGTTTCGGCCGATGCGTAAAGAGGTTATGTTCAATGTAACGCTACAGCATACAGACGGCTTGCTTTCCGAGTCGTATATGCAGACGTATGGCGTTGATTACCGGAAAGCTCAATTGATGCTGGAAGAGGATATCGAGGCTTTGAATGTTTCTTTGGAACAAGACAAGCGGATAACATTGGGGCGAATCGGGACTTTCTCTATAGGAGAGGAAGGGCAGACCATTTTTACGCCGGGCGATTCTGGGGTATTTAATGCGGATTCGTATGGTTTATCATCGTTTCATTTTCCGGTTTTGCGATCGTTGGAGGAAGAGCGGGAAGAGGTTGCCTTACTTACGGGTAAGAAAAAGAAAGATGTGTTCTATATCCCGGTTAGTCGTAAGTTGATTCGGGTTGTTGCGGCGTCAGCTGCTGCTGTCGCATTATTCTTTGTGGTTTCGACTCCGGTGAAAGAAGTAAACCTGTCCGCTTATACAGCTAGTTTTGTTCCTACGGAGATGATAAATTATAGGTTTGAGGAACCGATTTCTCAGCTGGAGGAAATTCAAGTATCCCAAGAGGACGAGATGGTAGCGGAGGTAACTCCCAAAATAGAAGCGACTAAGGAGACAGAGATTGCCAAAGCGGCTTCTGCTCCTGAGGTAAAGAAAGAGCTTGTTGCTCCCGCTCCGAAAGTGAAATCCGTGGCACCAAAGAAGATGTATCATATCGTGATAGCGAGTTTCCCGACAGAGGAGCAGGCGAATGAGTATATATCCGGTGTAGACCGTGCGCAATGTAAAAATGTAAGCAAGGTGGTTCGTGATGGTAAATATCGTATTTATGCGGATAAGTTTAATAACCGGGCGGATGCCGAGAGCTACATGGCGACACTTCGAAAAATAGAAAAGTATAAAGATGCTTGGCTGTTCATTAGCCGTTAA